From one Lolium rigidum isolate FL_2022 chromosome 4, APGP_CSIRO_Lrig_0.1, whole genome shotgun sequence genomic stretch:
- the LOC124708198 gene encoding glycylpeptide N-tetradecanoyltransferase 1-like produces the protein MAAPNNNDAASASASTSDDALAPPEDTSIEALARRVQEHMTLANNPSARRHKFWETQPVGQFRDLADGSLPDGAIEPPSPLSEVRADPYPLPAAFEWFTCDLDDDALLADLYALLAHNYVEDDENMFRFNYSPAFLRWALRPPSFFRAWHIGVRAKESKKLVAFISGVPARIRARDDVVRMAEINFLCVHKKLRSKRLAPVLIREVTRRVHQENIWQAAYTAGVVLPTPITTCRYWHRNLNPKKLIDVGFSRLGPRMTMSRTVRLYKLPDAPLTPGFRQMELRDVAAVTRLLRSYLARYVVAPDFDELDVEHWLLPQEDVVDSYLVESPETHEVTDFCSFYTLPSSVLNNATYSTLKAAYSYYNVAVKTPLQQLMNDALIVAKQKNYDVFNALDVMENEGFLKELKFGPGDGQLHYYLYNYRIRNGIKPSELGLVLL, from the coding sequence ATGGCCGCCCCCAACAACAACGACGCCGCCAGCGCCAGCGCCTCCACCAGCGACGACGCCCTGGCGCCGCCGGAGGACACCTCCATCGAGGCGCTGGCGCGGCGCGTGCAGGAGCACATGACCCTGGCCAACAACCCCAGCGCCCGCCGCCACAAGTTCTGGGAGACGCAGCCCGTCGGCCAGTTCCGCGACCTCGCCGACGGCTCCCTCCCCGACGGCGCCATCGAGCCGCCCTCCCCGCTCTCCGAGGTCCGCGCCGACCCCTACCCGCTCCCCGCCGCCTTCGAGTGGTTCACCTGCGACCTCGACGACGACGCGCTCCTCGCCGACCTCTACGCCCTCCTCGCCCacaactacgtcgaggacgacgagAACATGTTCCGCTTCAACTACTCCCCGGCCTTCCTCCGCTGGGCGCTCCGCCCGCCCTCCTTCTTCCGCGCCTGGCACATCGGGGTCCGCGCCAAGGAGTCCAAGAAGCTCGTCGCCTTCATATCCGGCGTCCCCGCGCGCATCCGCGCGCGCGACGACGTCGTGCGCATGGCCGAGATCAACTTCCTCTGCGTGCACAAGAAGCTCCGATCCAAGCGCCTCGCCCCGGTGCTCATCCGCGAGGTCACCCGCCGCGTCCACCAGGAGAACATCTGGCAGGCCGCCTACACCGCGGGGGTCGTCCTCCCGACCCCCATCACCACCTGCCGCTACTGGCATCGCAACCTCAACCCCAAGAAGCTCATCGATGTCGGCTTCTCCCGTCTCGGCCCCCGCATGACCATGAGCCGCACGGTTCGTCTCTACAAGCTGCCCGATGCGCCGCTTACCCCGGGGTTCCGCCAGATGGAGCTGCGGGATGTCGCAGCAGTCACACGGTTGCTCAGGTCATACCTTGCAAGGTACGTCGTGGCGCCCGATTTCGATGAGCTTGATGTTGAGCACTGGCTGCTGCCCCAGGAGGATGTGGTGGACAGCTACCTTGTGGAGAGCCCCGAGACGCACGAGGTCACGGATTTCTGCAGCTTCTACACATTGCCCTCGTCAGTCCTCAACAATGCCACCTATTCAACGCTCAAGGCCGCATACTCCTACTACAATGTTGCCGTCAAGACCCCGTTGCAGCAGCTGATGAATGATGCTCTGATTGTGGCCAAGCAGAAGAACTATGATGTGTTCAACGCCCTCGATGTCATGGAGAACGAGGGCTTCCTCAAGGAGCTCAAGTTTGGGCCTGGAGATGGGCAGCTCCACTATTATCTCTACAACTACCGTATTCGCAATGGGATCAAGCCATCTGAGCTTGGCCTCGTGCTTCTGTAG